The DNA region ATTTCAATAAATATTGTTCTTGTGGCGTAAGCAACTGGTGAAAACAATTCTTCTAATTGAATACGATCCACACTTTACATACGCCATAGTGCCATCTAGAACTACGTACATATATCAAGTTCAGACTAAATCAAGAATAAACCGGATAACACCGAGAAACACAACCAGCCGACTGCACACACTGGCCCTCGAAGGTTCATGCTACCGCTTGAACGATGAGAATGCGATCCTGCCGGATAAATCACACCTGCCCCGCCACGTGATCGGCTTCGAGCTCCGCCTCCTATTCCCCTGCTGCCACTGCCGCCGCCACGTCCTCCTCCACCAAATGATTTTTTGATAACGACAGCTAGCTCACGAGTCTTTCCTTCAAACCCAACAACATCATCCGTCACTGAGGGATTAAGAGGAAGAGTCTCGTGGTTCGTATCAACTGAGGGAGGTCGTGAACTCACGAAAAGCAAGTTGTCCTGAAGATGAAAGATGAAGAGAATATACAACACCAACGATATTCTTCTGAAATCCatttttttgttgctttttgGTTTCTGCGTCTTCTAGCACTTCCCTTTTGCtttctatttatagagattGGCTTCGAATCTTAACTCTATGTAttgttacaaaaagaaataaacgAGGACGCGTGAAGTGGTTGCCGTTTCGACGTAGTTTCAGTGTGTCCTTAGGAAACTGCTCCTAAACatctaattaatttatatttatatttaataccacttaaaaaaatattatggattatatatattttgtctgTCAACTGCATATAAAATTTAGATAGGAGAGAAGAAAAATGAGATGAGAAAAGTTTGACTCCTATACACAACACTACGACagtgtttatatttttttgcattataTTAGGATGAATTTATCATAACATTTAGTTtgactccttttttttttgtcacaaaagtTTGACTCCTTTGCACAACATTCATGTGTGCGGTCAATTCCACATTACAACACTATCCATATCGTTTACCAattctaatatattttcctCGTTATTCTGTACATAGAAACTTAAATTAAATGATCCTtatcttaaaacatttttcacaGATATATTGGAAAACTATAAACATGTGACCTGTATGGtagaatattttaattaagaataACTGCTTTGcgaaatttcacaaaaaaatactaGCTGAATATCATTGACACTTTACAAACCGTGCATACGGCATACCCATCAACTAAAACACAACTGACCGGACTTCAACACATATACACCCCTTAAAATGGAGAACCAATATATAAATCTTTCTAAACCAATATTAAACCGGATAAAACCGATAAACCCAACCAACCGGCCGCACATACTGCCCCTCGTATATTCTGGCTGCCGCTTGAACGATGCGGTCCACGAGTACCATTACCACCAACATAACTCGAACCAAAATGTCGTCCGCCGTTTGACCAGCTTTGACCGCTGACACCTCCTCCTCCCGTGCTGCTATCGCCGCCACCACCTCCTCCACTCGTGCTGCTTCCGCTGCCGCCACTTCCTCCTCCCATGCTACTACCGCCGCCGCCACTTCCTCCCGTGATGCTACCGCCGCCTCCACCAGTTCCTCCAATGCctcttttttttataacgaCAGCTAACTCTCGCGCCTTTCCTTCAAACCCATTAGCATCTGGTTTTGACTCGTTGAGATGAAGACTCTCGTTGTTCGTATAAACTGAGTAAGACCGTGACCTAACGGAAGGGAAATTGTAATGAAGATGAAAGATGAAAAGAATGTATAGAACCAACTATTTTTCTACTTAATctcactttctctctcctcACTTTCTCTCTCGAAGACCAACGAAGTAGATCTCACTCGCTCCGGTACGGACAGCGCGTGAGCGCAGGTTCCGGCACCGGAGGCTTCTCCTCTGCCCTTGtctctttgttttctcttttgctTCACCGGTGTCCCCTTCACTCTCCCTGCCTTGTCGTCGCTCTGCTTCTGGAGACCCGTCGTTTTCGTCTCTGCTGCAGGGGAGCTCCGGTTTCAGCGTGGTCTGCTAGGTGGTTGGAGTCTAGACGCAGAGAGGGTATGGTTTCGTCTGGTGTGGTCGGATTTTAGGGTTTGGCAGGAAGCCCTTTTACTTCTTGTAGGTTCGATTGCGCGTGGAGGAGGTTCGGCTGTCTCATTTGTTCTGTTCCGGTTGGTAGCTTTCGAGCTTCCTTAGTCTGTGCGGTGAGTGAGAGGCGTGTAGCAGCAAATCATCGACTTTACCTTGGCGTCTTGGATTGGCGGGATCTGCGTCGCTACTGCCTAAAGAACTCTGGAGGTTCCCTTTAACTCAGAGGCTCGCTTAGCTCCGGTTTCTGGCGTGTGTCGGAGCCCGCAGTGTTGGCGTGTGGTAGAGGCAGCGCTGCAATATCGAAGGTGGTCGTCTATGGCCTCTCAGATGCGGTTTTGCTTACTCCTTCTGGATCTCCTTCCTCTTCCCGGTGAGTGGTTCCTGTAACCAAGGAGAGTTATGTCGACGTTTCTCTCTGGTGGTGTTGCTCGTGTTCGTATTGGTGTGGTGGGTTCGTGCCACCGAGCCTTCCTTCTCACAAGATAAAGCTTTCCTATCTCCTGTTCTTGGAGAAGGCGGTTGACGAGGCTTCTATTGGCTTCTTCTGTCTGAGGAGTCTTTGTATCCTCGGTGGATCTTCCGGCTTTGTGACATATCCCGAGGCCGTGTATCGTTTTCGATCATGGCAGTGTTACATCGCATTAGCTTTTGCAGGTTTTGTAGCAGCGTTCAGGTTTCCATTCATGGCAATCGGTCCGTACCCGCTTTGTCTTTATTTGTCTTGGGTTTGAAGACTTTGGTCTCCTCTCCCTGGTCAGTTTGTGCGGTAGGAGGCAGTGCAGTCGGGCGGGAGCGATTTTCAAAGGTTTGTGTTCCTTCCCATCCTTCTATAGCATTTGTGCGTTCATCGAAGGAGACGGTTATAAAGGTTTGAGGCGATCAT from Raphanus sativus cultivar WK10039 chromosome 8, ASM80110v3, whole genome shotgun sequence includes:
- the LOC108821895 gene encoding uncharacterized protein LOC108821895; this translates as MDFRRISLVLYILFIFHLQDNLLFVSSRPPSVDTNHETLPLNPSVTDDVVGFEGKTRELAVVIKKSFGGGGRGGGSGSRGIGGGARSRSRGGAGVIYPAGSHSHRSSGSMNLRGPVCAVGWLCFSVLSGLFLI
- the LOC108819597 gene encoding uncharacterized protein LOC108819597, which translates into the protein MRQPNLLHAQSNLQETTLKPELPCSRDENDGSPEAERRQGRESEGDTGEAKEKTKRQGQRRSLRCRNLRSRAVRTGASEIYFLVLYILFIFHLHYNFPSVRSRSYSVYTNNESLHLNESKPDANGFEGKARELAVVIKKRGIGGTGGGGGSITGGSGGGGSSMGGGSGGSGSSTSGGGGGGDSSTGGGGVSGQSWSNGGRHFGSSYVGGNGTRGPHRSSGSQNIRGAVCAAGWLGLSVLSGLILV